The following coding sequences are from one Prochlorococcus sp. MIT 0604 window:
- a CDS encoding YadA-like family protein: MNYKKIKNNKLILLIIIFSFFINNEKALSDHTACASNHTNQTQNGNNSNVLGDDARAIGQNSISIGQCAFTKKTNATAIGQNANAITNNATAIGQGANVTGANSTAIGKDAQAASARATAIGQGANVTGDASTAIGQGARAKGENATAIGRSAYAEHNNSIALGHEAYTDQENQIVIGTSQDTVTFRGMAEFDSDLTATNITATGTSTLSNVHIDDDTQSTSTTNGALKVDGGVGVAKNLNVGGALGVTGTSTLSNVHIDDDTQSISTTTGALKVDGGVGVAKNLNVGGALGVTGTSTLSNVHIDDDTQSISTTTGALKVDGGVGVAKNLNVGGALGVTGVTTLTGELKANGGITTTNITATGTSTLSNVDINGGNIDGTAIGSSTASSGAFTTLSASNDLRVGGDANIAGDLTLEKGSKLFINGRDIEQSINNVGALSAALTGLPTVPTNTNLSCGFGSGVHGGNLAFASGCASRVNEKLAINAAASFVPKQEYQGKDNGFSARAGFVFELGKLKKKNEKIKEIRDSNEEIKKDILRLTVEKKKNKNEIASLNKLLIKQTKLLALLEKNNQDIKKNNKLLSERNEKLISRLETLILKLEKIDRLSPLNFEVSRNQ; encoded by the coding sequence ATGAATTACAAGAAGATAAAAAATAATAAATTAATTTTATTAATAATCATTTTTTCTTTCTTCATAAATAATGAAAAGGCATTATCAGATCATACTGCTTGTGCTTCTAATCATACTAATCAAACTCAGAATGGCAATAATTCAAATGTTCTTGGTGATGATGCACGAGCTATTGGCCAAAACTCAATTTCTATTGGGCAATGCGCATTCACTAAAAAAACTAACGCAACTGCTATAGGGCAGAACGCAAACGCTATTACAAATAATGCAACTGCTATTGGTCAGGGCGCAAACGTTACGGGTGCCAATTCAACTGCTATTGGAAAGGACGCACAAGCTGCGAGCGCTAGGGCAACTGCTATTGGTCAGGGCGCAAACGTTACGGGTGACGCTTCAACTGCTATTGGTCAGGGCGCACGTGCTAAGGGTGAAAATGCAACTGCTATTGGTAGGAGCGCATATGCTGAGCACAATAATTCTATTGCATTGGGACATGAAGCATACACAGATCAAGAAAATCAGATAGTTATTGGAACAAGTCAAGATACTGTAACTTTTAGAGGCATGGCAGAATTTGATAGTGACTTAACAGCAACAAATATAACAGCAACAGGAACATCTACTTTATCTAATGTTCATATTGATGACGACACACAATCAACAAGCACTACTAACGGCGCTTTAAAAGTTGATGGTGGTGTAGGTGTCGCAAAGAACTTAAATGTTGGTGGAGCATTAGGAGTAACAGGAACATCTACTTTATCTAATGTTCATATTGATGACGACACACAATCAATAAGCACTACTACCGGCGCTTTAAAAGTTGATGGTGGTGTGGGTGTCGCAAAGAACTTAAATGTTGGTGGAGCATTAGGAGTAACAGGAACATCTACTTTATCTAATGTTCATATTGATGACGACACACAATCAATAAGCACTACTACCGGCGCTTTAAAAGTTGATGGTGGTGTGGGTGTCGCAAAGAACTTAAATGTTGGTGGAGCATTAGGAGTAACAGGAGTAACCACATTAACGGGAGAGTTAAAAGCTAATGGAGGAATTACTACAACAAATATAACAGCAACAGGAACATCTACTTTATCTAATGTTGATATAAATGGAGGAAATATAGATGGCACAGCAATTGGTTCATCCACAGCATCTAGTGGTGCTTTTACAACTTTAAGTGCATCAAATGATTTAAGAGTTGGTGGTGATGCAAACATTGCAGGTGATTTAACATTAGAAAAAGGATCTAAATTATTTATAAATGGAAGAGATATAGAACAATCCATAAATAATGTGGGGGCCTTAAGTGCTGCATTAACAGGTTTGCCAACAGTTCCTACTAACACAAATCTTTCTTGTGGCTTTGGTTCTGGAGTCCATGGAGGTAATCTTGCCTTTGCGAGTGGATGTGCATCAAGAGTTAATGAAAAACTAGCTATAAATGCAGCAGCATCATTTGTCCCTAAACAGGAGTATCAAGGAAAAGATAATGGGTTTTCTGCTCGTGCTGGTTTTGTATTCGAACTTGGGAAACTCAAGAAAAAAAATGAAAAAATAAAGGAAATTAGAGACTCTAATGAAGAAATTAAAAAGGATATTTTAAGACTCACCGTTGAGAAGAAAAAAAATAAAAATGAAATAGCATCTCTGAATAAACTATTGATAAAACAAACCAAATTGTTAGCCTTGCTTGAAAAAAATAATCAAGACATCAAAAAGAATAATAAGTTATTAAGTGAGAGAAATGAAAAACTTATTTCAAGATTAGAAACACTAATTCTTAAACTTGAAAAAATAGATAGATTATCTCCATTAAATTTTGAAGTTTCAAGAAATCAATAA
- the ribH gene encoding 6,7-dimethyl-8-ribityllumazine synthase, producing the protein MAIFEGSFTNASTLKVGIVIARFNDLITNKILSGCLDCLKRHGLDTSEESNQVDIVWVPGSFELPIAAKTLMKKKSYDVVIALGAVIRGETSHYDVVISEASKGISQVSNENNVPIIFGVLTTDTMQQALERAGIKNNLGWNYALQAIEMGSLIKNLN; encoded by the coding sequence ATGGCTATTTTTGAGGGTTCTTTTACTAATGCCTCTACTTTAAAAGTTGGGATTGTAATAGCAAGATTTAATGATTTAATTACAAATAAAATTCTATCTGGTTGTCTGGATTGTTTAAAAAGACATGGTTTAGATACTTCTGAAGAAAGCAATCAAGTTGATATAGTTTGGGTTCCAGGTTCATTCGAATTACCAATCGCAGCTAAAACCCTCATGAAAAAAAAGAGTTATGACGTTGTAATTGCTCTTGGGGCTGTGATCCGTGGTGAAACTTCCCACTATGATGTAGTTATATCTGAGGCGAGCAAAGGTATTTCACAAGTTTCAAATGAAAATAATGTTCCAATTATATTTGGAGTTTTAACTACTGATACTATGCAGCAGGCTCTAGAAAGAGCAGGGATTAAAAATAATCTTGGTTGGAATTATGCTTTACAGGCTATCGAGATGGGATCTTTGATTAAAAATTTAAATTAG
- the psbZ gene encoding photosystem II reaction center protein PsbZ, whose translation MQAVNFFFVNALLFASLIAVVGVPVLYVTQPSTEEGQRESRRKIYSIAAVWVVLVFVTGIVSSLV comes from the coding sequence ATGCAGGCTGTTAACTTTTTCTTCGTAAATGCTCTATTATTTGCTTCTTTAATTGCGGTAGTTGGAGTACCCGTTTTATATGTGACTCAACCTTCTACTGAGGAAGGGCAGCGAGAAAGTAGGAGAAAAATTTATTCTATTGCTGCTGTTTGGGTTGTTTTGGTTTTTGTTACAGGGATAGTTTCTTCATTAGTTTGA
- a CDS encoding precorrin-8X methylmutase, with protein MVIDHPIFLESIRFIRSHLGANDLNYLEKKVLERLVHTSGDFSVQNLVNFSEGACEKGIQALKNGAPILTDTDMAAAAIKSMAENTARNKVFTARMWFEKNNHTRLTKTAYGLSEGWKELSVENSGSKSPIVVIGSSPTALTYLIDILENAKDLPSLIIGMPVGFIGVEKSKSKLISTDLPRIVLNSTRGGAAMAAAAVNALLRETI; from the coding sequence ATGGTAATAGATCATCCAATATTTTTGGAAAGCATCAGATTCATAAGATCTCATTTAGGAGCCAATGATCTAAATTATTTGGAAAAAAAAGTTTTAGAGAGATTAGTTCATACTTCAGGAGATTTTTCAGTTCAAAATCTTGTAAATTTTAGTGAAGGTGCTTGCGAAAAAGGAATTCAGGCACTTAAAAATGGCGCTCCGATTTTAACTGATACCGATATGGCTGCAGCAGCTATAAAATCCATGGCAGAAAATACCGCTAGGAATAAAGTATTCACCGCTAGAATGTGGTTTGAAAAAAATAATCATACAAGATTAACTAAAACTGCTTATGGCTTAAGTGAAGGTTGGAAGGAGTTGTCTGTTGAAAATTCTGGAAGTAAATCACCTATTGTAGTTATTGGCAGTTCGCCTACTGCGTTAACTTATTTAATTGATATTTTAGAGAATGCAAAAGATTTACCTAGTTTAATTATCGGAATGCCTGTTGGATTTATTGGAGTAGAGAAAAGTAAAAGCAAACTAATTTCTACCGATCTTCCTAGAATTGTTTTGAATTCAACTAGAGGGGGTGCTGCCATGGCAGCTGCTGCGGTTAATGCCTTATTGAGGGAAACTATTTAA
- a CDS encoding histidine phosphatase family protein, which produces MKIKKLVLFHAVLIFGFAYNTYAKSLTKNERNFVDESEIQLALSEGEIANRDFEDLIKPKKLLNNLRNGGYVIYFRHAQTFKDYADQADPNLDLTDCSTQRKLSFKGIQDARDIGQVFTNKKIPIGKIITSQYCRSWKTANYAFGRVDQKDSRLNFLPYEDYTSDHVDLMIKNVTPILSKRPKEGKNTIIVGHDDIFESATGIYPDPQGIAYIIKPLEKGKFQLISNILPQEWAKL; this is translated from the coding sequence ATGAAAATAAAAAAACTGGTTTTATTTCATGCAGTATTAATTTTTGGATTTGCATATAATACTTATGCAAAGTCTCTAACAAAAAATGAGAGAAATTTTGTCGATGAAAGTGAAATTCAACTAGCACTTTCTGAAGGTGAAATTGCAAATCGAGATTTTGAAGACCTGATAAAACCCAAAAAGCTTCTAAATAATTTGAGGAATGGAGGATATGTTATTTATTTTAGACATGCTCAAACTTTTAAAGATTATGCTGATCAAGCAGACCCAAATTTAGACTTAACAGATTGCTCAACTCAAAGAAAACTTAGTTTTAAAGGAATTCAAGATGCAAGAGATATAGGACAGGTATTTACAAATAAAAAAATTCCAATCGGTAAAATTATTACTAGTCAATATTGCCGCTCATGGAAAACAGCAAATTATGCGTTTGGGAGGGTTGATCAAAAAGATTCTCGCCTAAATTTCTTACCTTATGAAGACTATACTTCTGATCATGTAGACCTAATGATTAAAAATGTAACTCCAATTCTTTCGAAACGGCCAAAAGAAGGTAAAAATACAATTATTGTTGGCCATGATGATATTTTTGAATCAGCGACTGGTATTTATCCTGATCCTCAAGGAATCGCTTATATAATAAAACCCCTTGAGAAAGGTAAATTTCAATTAATATCGAATATCCTACCTCAAGAATGGGCAAAGTTATAG
- a CDS encoding aspartate kinase, with amino-acid sequence MALLVKKFGGTSVGDIKKIKNIASSICQSKEAGNEIVVVVSAMAKTTDDLNSLAESISANPNRRELDMLLSTGEQVTISLLSMALNEYGIPAISMTGSQVGIITESIHGKARILDIKTERIQNYINQGFVVVVAGFQGTTLSHTGSMEITTLGRGGSDTSAVALSTALGAETCEIYTDVPGVLTTDPRIVPNAKLLDKISCEEMLELASVGASVLHPRAVEIARNYGIKLCVKSSQSDSSGTLLESQIQPLPLKRGSLELTKTVNSLEVLENQAVFSLSNIPDRPGIAAQIFEKLSEASINVDLIIQATNDGNNNDITFTVSELEVKKTAEQCELITSQLGGEYNLKTNMTKLSIQGAGIMGRPSVSADLFDTLSQANINVRLIATSEIKVSCVIEINNIPKAIRFVAEKFKLSDTQIFVNPINKKQDQPEVRGIALDKNQVQVSFRKLPDRPGVAASICLALAENNLIFDTIVQSERISSLKTKDISLTMNKQDREKANLVFEALTKNLPGSYIEDGPAIAKVSTVGAGMAFKVGTAGKIFRALADQNINIEMIATSEIRTSCIVLEKDCDKAVNAIHNHFKLEK; translated from the coding sequence ATGGCTTTACTAGTAAAAAAATTTGGCGGTACTTCTGTCGGTGATATTAAGAAAATTAAAAATATTGCAAGTAGCATTTGTCAAAGTAAAGAAGCAGGAAATGAAATTGTCGTAGTTGTTTCTGCAATGGCGAAAACTACAGATGATTTAAATTCTTTAGCGGAATCAATTAGTGCAAATCCTAATCGAAGAGAATTGGATATGCTTCTCTCAACTGGAGAGCAAGTAACCATATCTCTTCTCTCAATGGCATTAAACGAATATGGAATACCTGCAATTTCAATGACCGGTAGCCAGGTTGGAATTATTACTGAATCAATACATGGTAAAGCGAGAATTCTGGATATTAAAACAGAAAGAATCCAAAATTATATAAATCAGGGTTTTGTAGTTGTAGTAGCTGGATTTCAAGGAACAACATTAAGCCATACAGGTTCAATGGAAATAACAACTTTGGGGAGAGGTGGTTCAGATACTTCCGCAGTAGCTTTATCAACAGCTTTAGGAGCAGAGACTTGCGAAATTTATACAGACGTACCAGGTGTTCTTACTACTGATCCAAGAATTGTTCCTAATGCAAAACTCTTAGATAAAATCAGCTGTGAGGAAATGCTTGAACTTGCAAGCGTCGGTGCTTCAGTTCTTCATCCAAGAGCAGTAGAAATTGCTCGCAATTATGGAATTAAATTGTGTGTCAAATCAAGCCAAAGTGACTCAAGTGGGACTCTCCTAGAAAGTCAAATCCAACCTCTACCGCTAAAAAGAGGAAGCTTAGAATTAACAAAAACAGTCAATAGTCTTGAAGTATTAGAAAACCAAGCAGTATTCAGTCTCTCAAATATTCCTGATAGGCCAGGGATTGCTGCACAAATATTTGAAAAACTTTCAGAAGCAAGTATTAATGTGGATTTAATCATACAAGCTACAAATGATGGAAATAATAACGATATTACATTTACCGTTAGTGAATTAGAAGTCAAAAAAACTGCAGAACAATGTGAACTTATAACTAGTCAATTAGGAGGAGAATATAATCTAAAAACAAATATGACTAAATTAAGTATTCAAGGAGCAGGCATTATGGGTAGACCTAGTGTTTCAGCTGATTTATTTGATACTTTATCTCAAGCAAATATAAATGTCAGGTTAATAGCAACTAGTGAAATTAAAGTCAGCTGCGTAATTGAAATTAATAATATTCCAAAAGCTATTAGATTTGTTGCTGAGAAATTTAAGTTATCCGATACACAAATATTTGTTAATCCAATCAACAAAAAACAAGATCAACCTGAAGTGAGAGGAATTGCATTAGATAAAAACCAAGTTCAAGTAAGTTTTCGAAAACTGCCTGATCGGCCAGGCGTAGCAGCATCGATATGTTTAGCATTAGCTGAAAATAATTTAATTTTCGATACTATCGTGCAGTCTGAAAGAATTTCCTCTTTAAAAACTAAGGATATTAGTCTTACAATGAATAAGCAAGATAGAGAAAAAGCTAACTTAGTTTTTGAGGCCTTAACAAAAAATTTACCCGGATCATACATTGAAGATGGCCCTGCTATAGCCAAAGTAAGTACTGTGGGAGCAGGAATGGCATTTAAGGTTGGAACGGCTGGAAAAATATTTAGAGCATTGGCTGACCAAAATATCAATATTGAAATGATTGCCACTAGTGAAATTAGGACTTCATGTATTGTCTTAGAAAAAGATTGTGACAAAGCAGTAAATGCGATTCATAATCATTTCAAATTAGAAAAATAA
- the mutS gene encoding DNA mismatch repair protein MutS codes for MQEDTIIQKNLFAIGNDNNEQKERTKIPEDLSLEDLKKESQKRPRQRKNSTNLINKFKTDLISNNKNVYINEESYSYKTVSKLKLTPVMKHYVTLKEENKDRLLLYRLGDFFECFFEDAVLISNLLEITLTSKDAGKEIGKIPMAGVPHHAMERYCADLIKKNYSVVICDQLEKSSGNYGTPIKRGITRIITPGTVIEEGMLIAKKNNWITAIYLSEENSDESYEWGISKADVSTGELITLEGQSLSKLFDEIIKLDSSEIIVGSNAVRNLLIKGNSQITYTVSQETNFGINEANYLIKNYFQIANLEGIGLKNLNNATRSLGGLLNYLEKINPSNLDKDSSLKISLDFPQIQYGHNKLIIDYQTQKNLEIKNTQRENNYVGSLLWSIDRTYTCMGARCLRRWIDSPLLNVNEIYKRQNIITNFLESKKLRTDTQNLLRAMGDLERLAGRTCAGHASPRDLIAIAEGLKKLPRLKSIIELFKYDLPDWTDQLKNIDAGLLELADTISFKLVENPPLNISEGGMIHDGVDNILDGLRNLMDDYSEWLNKEELKERKISKISNLKIQFHKNFGYYISINKSKVNLAPQHWIKRQTLTNEERYITSEIKNKENKIFQIKSRASSKEYEIFCELRNIVAEKTKQIRSIAKSIASLDALLGLSITSVENNFIKPSLIPINDSMTKNSTKIIAGRNPIVEQLLSDKKFVANDISFDDNQKLIILTGPNASGKSCFIRQLGLIQILTQIGSFVPANNAEIKIADRIFTRIGAVDDQSSGQSTFMVEMSETASILNQATSSSLVLLDEIGRGTSTFDGLSIAWSVSEYLAKKIQCNTIFATHYHELNYLKNSNKNIQNFQVLVEQNNDQLIFSHRIVKGGSNKSYGIEAAKLAGVPKEVIEKAKSVLNSLEENNKLNYDIQ; via the coding sequence ATGCAAGAAGATACGATAATTCAAAAGAATTTATTTGCGATTGGTAACGACAATAATGAACAAAAAGAAAGAACAAAAATTCCAGAAGATTTATCTTTGGAAGATTTAAAAAAAGAATCGCAAAAACGACCCAGACAAAGAAAAAATTCAACTAATTTAATAAATAAATTCAAAACTGATTTAATTTCAAATAACAAAAATGTTTACATCAATGAAGAATCTTATAGCTATAAAACAGTTTCAAAACTGAAATTAACTCCTGTAATGAAGCATTATGTAACTCTAAAAGAAGAAAATAAAGATAGGTTATTACTTTATAGATTAGGAGATTTTTTTGAATGTTTTTTTGAGGACGCTGTATTAATATCTAACCTTTTAGAAATAACGCTTACCAGTAAAGATGCTGGCAAAGAGATTGGTAAGATCCCTATGGCAGGGGTTCCCCATCATGCAATGGAGAGATACTGTGCTGATTTAATTAAAAAAAATTATTCTGTGGTTATATGCGATCAATTAGAAAAAAGTTCTGGAAATTATGGGACTCCAATTAAAAGAGGAATAACAAGAATAATTACTCCTGGAACTGTAATTGAAGAGGGGATGTTAATAGCTAAGAAAAATAATTGGATTACTGCTATTTACTTATCAGAAGAAAACTCAGATGAATCTTATGAATGGGGTATATCAAAAGCTGATGTAAGCACAGGAGAATTAATAACTTTAGAAGGCCAATCTCTGTCAAAACTATTTGATGAAATTATTAAATTAGATTCTTCAGAAATCATTGTAGGAAGCAATGCAGTAAGAAATTTATTAATTAAAGGAAATAGTCAAATTACATATACTGTTTCTCAAGAGACTAATTTTGGAATTAATGAAGCAAATTATCTAATAAAGAATTATTTCCAAATTGCAAACCTAGAAGGAATAGGACTTAAAAATTTAAATAATGCAACTAGATCACTTGGAGGTTTATTAAATTATTTAGAAAAAATTAATCCTTCAAATTTAGATAAAGATTCTTCTTTAAAGATCTCATTAGACTTTCCACAAATCCAATATGGTCACAACAAATTAATTATTGATTATCAAACTCAAAAAAACTTAGAAATCAAAAATACACAACGAGAAAACAATTATGTAGGTTCGCTACTATGGAGTATTGATAGAACTTATACTTGCATGGGTGCAAGGTGTTTAAGAAGGTGGATAGATTCACCACTTTTAAACGTTAATGAAATTTATAAAAGACAAAATATAATTACAAACTTTCTTGAATCTAAAAAATTACGTACAGATACCCAAAATTTACTTAGAGCAATGGGGGATTTAGAAAGACTTGCAGGTAGAACTTGTGCAGGTCATGCAAGTCCCAGAGACTTAATTGCAATAGCTGAAGGTTTAAAAAAATTGCCTAGACTAAAATCCATAATTGAATTATTTAAATATGATCTCCCAGATTGGACTGATCAATTAAAAAATATTGATGCAGGACTCTTAGAATTAGCTGATACTATAAGTTTTAAACTAGTAGAAAATCCTCCTCTAAATATTAGTGAAGGAGGAATGATCCACGATGGTGTTGACAATATATTAGATGGTTTACGCAATTTAATGGATGATTACTCTGAGTGGCTAAATAAAGAGGAATTAAAGGAAAGGAAAATTAGCAAAATTTCAAACCTAAAAATTCAATTTCATAAAAATTTTGGTTATTACATTTCTATAAATAAGTCAAAAGTTAATTTAGCTCCACAACATTGGATCAAAAGGCAAACACTTACTAATGAAGAAAGGTATATCACTTCAGAAATTAAAAATAAAGAAAATAAGATTTTCCAAATAAAAAGTAGAGCTTCATCAAAAGAATATGAGATTTTCTGCGAATTAAGAAATATAGTTGCTGAAAAAACAAAACAAATAAGATCAATCGCAAAATCCATAGCATCTCTTGATGCACTACTTGGTTTATCAATTACTTCAGTAGAAAACAATTTTATAAAACCTTCATTAATACCAATAAATGATTCAATGACAAAAAATAGTACAAAAATTATCGCAGGAAGAAATCCAATTGTAGAGCAATTGTTAAGTGATAAAAAGTTTGTAGCAAACGATATCTCTTTTGATGATAATCAAAAATTAATTATATTAACTGGTCCCAATGCAAGCGGAAAAAGTTGCTTTATAAGACAACTTGGTTTAATACAAATTCTCACACAAATTGGCAGCTTTGTTCCTGCTAATAATGCTGAAATCAAGATTGCAGACAGGATTTTCACAAGAATTGGGGCAGTTGATGATCAATCATCTGGACAATCAACATTTATGGTAGAAATGTCTGAAACTGCATCAATTCTAAATCAGGCAACTTCCAGCTCACTAGTTTTACTTGATGAGATAGGCAGAGGGACATCTACTTTTGATGGACTTTCAATAGCTTGGTCAGTAAGTGAATATCTCGCAAAAAAAATTCAATGTAATACTATTTTTGCTACGCACTATCATGAGCTTAACTATTTAAAAAATTCCAATAAGAATATACAAAATTTTCAAGTTTTAGTAGAACAAAATAACGATCAGCTAATTTTTAGCCACAGGATTGTTAAAGGGGGCTCAAACAAAAGCTATGGCATAGAAGCAGCTAAATTAGCAGGAGTTCCAAAAGAAGTTATAGAAAAAGCAAAATCAGTTTTAAATTCTTTAGAAGAAAATAATAAATTAAATTATGATATTCAATAG
- the holA gene encoding DNA polymerase III subunit delta: protein MPIQILWGNDLNAQNTFIQKLIDKEVSNEWKEINVTNLNGDDDEQVNKAFDEVLTPPFGDGYRIVTLKNNPIFTAKNEDLRTKFEKIHDNIPQNTYLILQNTKKPDSRLKSTKFLQKLIKNNLAKENSFSLPEIWDYEGQKRFLEDAANEMNIKIDKNAAELIIDSVGNDSFKLVNELAKAKTYLSALSSDSNSQLFLKSIDVNKIFSDHQSNIFKIIDLLLKKNINESLIEINYSLKKGEPALRLNAGLISQIRIHTIIKLAVNSGNDNAEKICNLAGISNPKRIFFIRKKVKNVSQEYLINLMSNLLDIESLLKQGNNPINVFTENLINLS from the coding sequence ATGCCAATACAAATATTATGGGGTAATGATCTGAATGCTCAAAATACATTTATTCAAAAATTAATAGATAAAGAAGTATCCAATGAATGGAAAGAAATAAACGTAACTAATTTAAATGGAGATGATGATGAGCAAGTAAATAAAGCTTTTGATGAAGTTCTTACGCCTCCCTTTGGAGATGGATACAGAATCGTTACATTGAAAAATAATCCAATTTTTACTGCAAAAAATGAGGATTTAAGAACTAAATTTGAAAAAATTCATGACAATATACCTCAAAATACTTATTTGATTTTACAAAATACAAAAAAACCAGACTCAAGGCTAAAGAGTACTAAATTTTTACAAAAACTTATCAAAAATAATTTAGCCAAAGAAAACTCATTTTCTTTACCAGAAATCTGGGACTATGAGGGACAAAAAAGATTTTTAGAAGATGCAGCAAATGAAATGAATATCAAAATTGATAAAAATGCAGCTGAATTAATTATTGATTCTGTTGGAAATGATAGCTTTAAACTAGTAAATGAATTAGCCAAAGCAAAAACATACCTTTCTGCATTATCAAGTGATTCGAATTCACAACTATTTCTTAAAAGTATTGATGTAAACAAAATATTTAGTGATCATCAATCCAACATTTTCAAAATCATTGATCTTCTCTTAAAAAAAAATATTAATGAAAGCCTCATAGAAATAAATTATTCTTTAAAGAAAGGAGAACCTGCTTTAAGGCTAAATGCAGGTTTAATTAGTCAAATAAGAATTCACACCATTATAAAATTAGCAGTTAATTCAGGAAACGATAATGCAGAAAAAATTTGTAATCTTGCAGGCATTTCTAATCCAAAAAGAATTTTCTTTATTCGTAAAAAAGTCAAAAATGTATCGCAAGAATATTTAATTAATTTAATGAGCAACTTATTAGATATTGAATCATTACTAAAACAAGGTAATAATCCTATAAATGTTTTTACAGAGAATTTAATTAATTTAAGTTAA